The genomic segment caaaactttgCTCACTCGCTCGAGTTATGTGTAGCCACCAAACTCGAAATATCAAGTCACCAAATTCAAATGTCACAATCAACAGATGACGaacaaaaagaatcagaatcaaTCATAACCTTTTCGAGATCAAACTACAGACACAATATTGCAGATTCATAGCAGTTAAAGAGCAATCTAATCAGAAATAGATGACACAACAAAAGTGAAGATAGAAAATTTTCACCTTCAAGACCTTGAGCTTTATGTTCCCGTAGACGAGACCCAAGCCAAAAGCCGAAGCACGAGCCACCTGCTCAATCAAAGCGAAAAAAACTCGTTGAATCACACAAACACTTAAAAGAAAACGAATCGGAGCTGTTATTTTCTTGAGGCTTGCTCTGTTAGCTAATTTTCTAACAAACATCACCTAATCCTAATTTTcgatccaaaatcaaagaacGCTAATCATGAATCCAAACCCTTCATCTGATTCCAGATCAATCAATTCCAAACCCTTCTTTCTGATTCCAAATTCCTTTGTCGTTTCAGCGCatcgcgagagaaagagagagagaggaaaagaaattttttttcttttgtattattatgtCCGACCAACAGAAACACGACACGTATCGTCTCTTATAACACAATCCGGTATAATATATAAGGGgctcttttaaatttttttttacttctgatttattttttttgattcaaaacCCTTAAAACTCCTCTAAGAACTTACCGATAAACAAGCTCTAAGGCTTTACCATTGAAGAAGTCATTTCTTGAAAAATCTCTTAATGAAgttctttttttgaaataatgtgaaatttataataaaattataccaCTGGAGATGCTTTGAGAATTTTATTTTGAGGAAAGGAGTGGTCAAACTTTTAGTCCGTTATGGAGCAAATCAATGAGAGCATCCATTTCATGTTTCTTGAGAGAGAAGCCAACCTCCACACCGCCATTTCCATCTCTATTCTCCGCCAAGGAAATCGCTTCGCCTTGATCAATCAACACACCCACCACTTTCTCTGGTTTTCCCCACCCGAAATCCAACCCGTATACTCCAAACTGGGTCGAACCCGAAACAGATAGAAACTGTGCTTCTTTTGGaagacttctagataactctaCAAAATCTGGGATCTTCCACACCACACCCTCGTCCAATCCCTCAACCAAGTCGCTCACCAACCTTGTAGAAGCCAAAAACCCTTCTTCACCCATAAACGTATCTGCAGTTAATGGAATTCTACCGATACCAATGGCGCAATTACCAAAATAACTCGATGGGATCGGTGGAGTGACTATATTTCGACAATCCGCAGCAAACACACACCCGACAGGTCTATTGGGATCTCCACCTCGAGCTCTAATCACGCAAGTTAACGCATATGAATATATTATCACAAACGTCAGACAAACGAAGCTGCTTtgacgaggaagaggaggatgatgacTCTCTCTTGAGCCTCTCCCGAAGCGTTTGGATATCTACGGGAGTGAGTTCAAGAGTGTACCGAACTGTGTCAGGACTAATCACCGGTGACGGACNNNNNNNNNNNNNNNNNNNNNNNNNNNNNNNNNNNNNNNNNNNNNNNNNNNNNNNNNNNNNNNNNNNNNNNNNNNNNNNNNNNNNNNNNNNNNNNNNNNNNNNNNNNNNNNNNNNNNNNNNNNNNNNNNNNNNNNNNNNNNNNNNNNNNNNNNNNNNNNNNNNNNNNNNNNNNNNNNNNNNNNNNNNNNNNNNNNNNNNNNNNNNNNNNNNNNNNNNNNNNNNNNNNNNNNNNNNNNNNNNNNNNNNNNNNNNNNNNNNNNNNNNNNNNNNNNNNNNNNNNNNNNNNNNNNNNNNNNNNNNNNNNNNNNNNNNNNNNNNNNNNNNNNNNNNNNNNNNNNNNNNNNNNNNNNNNNNNNNNNNNNNNNNNNNNNNNNNNNNNNNNNNNNNNNNNNNNNNNNNNNNNNNNNNNNNNNNNNNNNNNNNNNNNNNNNNNNNNNNNNNNNNNNNNNNNNNNNNNNNNNNNNNNNNNNNNNNNNNNNNNN from the Camelina sativa cultivar DH55 chromosome 12, Cs, whole genome shotgun sequence genome contains:
- the LOC104732932 gene encoding phenolic glucoside malonyltransferase 1-like; amino-acid sequence: MGEEGFLASTRLVSDLVEGLDEGVVWKIPDFVELSRSLPKEAQFLSVSGSTQFGVYGLDFGWGKPEKVVGVLIDQGEAISLAENRDGNGGVEVARASAFGLGLVYGNIKLKVLKQCTVEL